The Flavobacterium marginilacus genome window below encodes:
- the rfbD gene encoding dTDP-4-dehydrorhamnose reductase, whose amino-acid sequence MEKILVTGANGQLGSELRKLSNQLNKFEWIFTDYQELDLCDLKNLEISIAKTNPQIIINCAAHTAVDKAESEVELSDVLNHQSVAVMAKWSHSNDCKLIHISTDYVFDGTASTALTESALTGPINVYGVTKLAGEKACMEENPSAIIIRTSWVYSSFGNNFVKTMSRLMQERDSLSVVNDQIGSPTYAADLAQAIVTILTHETWQAGIYHFSNEGEVSWYEFALAIQENGGFDCLVSGIPSSAYPTPARRPQYSLLDKTKIKNTFGVVVPDYKVSLARCMELLKEA is encoded by the coding sequence ATGGAAAAAATATTAGTTACAGGTGCCAATGGACAGCTTGGTTCAGAGTTAAGAAAATTATCTAATCAGCTGAATAAATTTGAATGGATTTTTACCGATTACCAAGAATTGGATTTGTGTGATTTGAAAAATTTAGAGATTTCAATTGCGAAAACCAATCCTCAAATCATTATCAACTGTGCAGCACACACAGCGGTTGATAAAGCTGAATCAGAGGTTGAATTGTCTGATGTGTTAAATCATCAGTCAGTTGCTGTTATGGCAAAATGGAGCCATTCTAATGACTGCAAACTAATACATATTTCTACGGATTATGTTTTTGACGGTACAGCTTCTACAGCATTAACAGAATCTGCTTTAACGGGACCGATTAATGTTTATGGAGTGACTAAATTGGCAGGAGAAAAAGCCTGTATGGAAGAAAATCCTTCTGCAATAATCATAAGAACTTCATGGGTATACTCCAGTTTTGGAAATAATTTTGTGAAAACAATGTCACGTTTGATGCAGGAAAGAGATAGTCTTAGTGTGGTTAATGACCAAATTGGAAGTCCTACGTATGCTGCCGATTTGGCTCAAGCCATCGTTACGATATTAACTCACGAAACATGGCAGGCTGGGATTTATCATTTTTCAAATGAAGGAGAAGTGAGCTGGTATGAATTTGCTTTAGCAATTCAGGAAAATGGAGGTTTTGATTGTTTGGTTTCCGGTATCCCAAGCAGTGCATATCCTACACCTGCAAGACGTCCGCAATATTCATTGTTAGATAAGACTAAAATAAAAAATACATTTGGAGTTGTTGTTCCTGATTATAAAGTGAGCTTAGCCCGATGTATGGAATTATTGAAAGAAGCATAA
- the rfbA gene encoding glucose-1-phosphate thymidylyltransferase RfbA, with translation MKGIILAGGSGTRLHPLTLAMSKQMMPVYDKPMIYYPLSTLMMAGINEILIISTPHDLPNFKKLLGDGSAIGCKFSYAEQAIPNGLAQAFVIGDEFIGNDDVALVLGDNIFFGANMHELLQSNTKPDGGVVFAYHVSDPERYGVVEFDKNLKALSIEEKPLEPKSNYAVPGLYFYDNSVVEIAKNIKPSARGEYEITDVNKVYLENGKLKVGILSRGTAWLDTGTFNSLMQAGQFVQVLEERQGLKVGCIEEIAWRQGFITEQQLRDLADPLKKSGYGEYLLGLLKHKL, from the coding sequence ATGAAAGGAATAATACTTGCTGGAGGATCCGGAACACGTTTGCATCCCTTAACGCTTGCGATGAGCAAGCAGATGATGCCAGTTTATGATAAGCCAATGATTTATTATCCATTATCAACTTTAATGATGGCAGGTATTAATGAAATATTAATTATTTCAACTCCGCATGATTTACCTAATTTCAAAAAATTATTGGGAGATGGATCTGCAATCGGATGTAAATTCAGTTATGCTGAGCAAGCTATTCCAAATGGTTTGGCACAGGCTTTTGTGATTGGCGATGAGTTTATAGGTAATGATGATGTTGCTTTAGTTCTGGGAGACAATATTTTCTTTGGTGCTAATATGCATGAACTTTTACAATCGAATACAAAGCCTGATGGAGGAGTTGTTTTTGCTTACCATGTTTCAGATCCTGAAAGATATGGCGTAGTGGAATTTGATAAAAACTTAAAAGCACTTTCTATAGAGGAAAAACCTTTGGAGCCAAAATCTAATTATGCGGTTCCTGGGCTTTATTTTTATGATAATTCTGTGGTAGAAATTGCAAAAAACATTAAGCCAAGTGCCAGAGGTGAATATGAGATTACCGATGTAAATAAAGTATATTTAGAGAATGGTAAATTAAAAGTTGGAATTTTAAGTAGAGGCACTGCTTGGCTGGACACAGGAACTTTTAATAGTTTAATGCAGGCTGGGCAGTTTGTTCAGGTTCTAGAAGAACGTCAAGGGCTAAAAGTAGGATGCATTGAAGAGATTGCTTGGAGACAGGGATTTATAACTGAGCAGCAATTGAGAGATTTGGCAGATCCTTTAAAAAAATCAGGTTATGGTGAATATTTGTTAGGCCTTTTAAAACACAAATTATAA
- a CDS encoding UDP-GlcNAc--UDP-phosphate GlcNAc-1-phosphate transferase, translating to MIYITLLFLFIGIELIYFKAADYFNIIDKPNSRSSHTSITLRGGGIIFPIAVLTAYLLEYVSLSITLAVVLVAIVSFIDDIKPLSQLPRFLSHAVAMSLVFYDLGLFTQPIWILPIIFILLIGWVNAFNFMDGINGITVLYALVAILSFSFLEVNKGSLPLLITMALSCFVFGFFNVRKKARTFAGDVGSISMALFLGYFMLKTVLDSGQIGYVLFLSVYGIDAMITIFIRLKKKENIFQPHRSHLYQYLANELEYSHITVSILYSGIQLLINILLFYLQQFGELSLPIIISFLLFQTLFYLWIRNRVIRKITLGII from the coding sequence ATGATTTATATTACACTATTATTTTTGTTTATTGGAATTGAATTGATTTATTTTAAAGCCGCTGATTATTTCAATATAATAGATAAACCTAATAGCCGTTCTTCGCACACTTCAATTACTTTGAGAGGAGGAGGGATTATTTTTCCTATAGCTGTTTTGACTGCTTATTTACTAGAATATGTTTCTCTGTCTATAACATTAGCTGTAGTTTTGGTTGCCATTGTTAGTTTTATTGACGACATAAAACCTTTATCTCAATTACCTCGATTCCTATCTCATGCAGTGGCAATGAGTTTGGTTTTTTATGATTTAGGATTATTTACTCAGCCGATTTGGATTTTACCTATAATTTTTATTTTGTTAATAGGCTGGGTAAATGCTTTTAACTTTATGGATGGTATTAATGGAATTACTGTTTTATATGCACTTGTTGCTATTCTAAGTTTTTCTTTTTTAGAAGTTAATAAGGGTAGTTTACCATTATTGATAACTATGGCATTGTCCTGTTTTGTATTTGGGTTTTTTAATGTTAGAAAAAAAGCCAGGACATTTGCTGGTGATGTGGGAAGTATTAGCATGGCTCTTTTTTTGGGTTATTTTATGCTGAAAACAGTTTTAGACTCTGGTCAAATTGGGTATGTTTTGTTTTTATCTGTATATGGTATTGATGCAATGATTACCATTTTTATACGCTTAAAAAAGAAAGAAAATATTTTTCAGCCTCACAGATCCCATTTGTATCAATATCTGGCTAATGAATTAGAGTATTCTCATATTACGGTATCTATATTGTATTCAGGAATACAGTTGTTAATAAACATATTATTGTTCTATCTTCAGCAGTTTGGAGAATTGTCGCTTCCAATTATTATTTCTTTTTTATTGTTTCAAACTTTGTTTTATCTATGGATTAGAAATAGAGTTATTCGAAAAATTACTTTAGGAATAATTTAA
- a CDS encoding sugar transferase: protein MAFFIFFWLLLLAWFAAIIDTRTNGIFTQVRIGQYGKRFTIYKLRTIQLDQNLKGLKISKLGQFLRDFKLDELPQLINVLKGEMSIVGPRPDVEGYYDLLEGENRKILELKPGLTSLASLKYYDEQTLLKKQADSLAYNDIVIFPDKVRMNLDYYKQQSLYNDLKIITATLVFIFKRVCFLIINFVFRKVR, encoded by the coding sequence TTGGCTTTTTTTATTTTTTTTTGGTTACTGCTTCTAGCTTGGTTTGCAGCAATTATTGATACTAGAACTAATGGGATTTTCACTCAAGTTCGTATTGGCCAATATGGGAAACGATTCACAATTTATAAATTAAGGACTATACAATTAGATCAAAATTTAAAAGGGTTGAAGATATCTAAACTTGGTCAATTCCTTAGGGATTTTAAATTAGATGAACTGCCCCAGCTTATTAATGTATTGAAAGGCGAAATGAGTATTGTTGGCCCAAGACCAGATGTCGAGGGCTATTATGATTTGCTGGAAGGAGAAAACCGGAAAATTCTCGAATTAAAACCAGGATTAACTAGTTTGGCTTCTCTGAAATATTATGATGAACAGACATTGTTAAAAAAACAGGCTGATTCTTTAGCTTATAATGATATTGTTATTTTTCCAGATAAAGTAAGAATGAATTTGGACTATTATAAACAACAAAGTCTTTATAACGATTTAAAAATTATTACTGCCACTTTGGTATTTATTTTTAAAAGAGTATGTTTTTTAATAATCAATTTTGTTTTTCGAAAGGTTAGATAA